In Acinonyx jubatus isolate Ajub_Pintada_27869175 chromosome A3, VMU_Ajub_asm_v1.0, whole genome shotgun sequence, a genomic segment contains:
- the FITM2 gene encoding acyl-coenzyme A diphosphatase FITM2, translating into MRPRGGTAPSRAKGKTVAGRTPGGGRWPTRSGMEHLECCARFLRGTLVRAAVRRYLPWALAASMLAGSLLKELSPLPESYLSNKRNVLNVYFVKLAWAWTFCLLLPFIALTNYHLTGKAGLVLRRLSTLLVGTAIWYVCTALFSNIEHYTGSCYQSPALEGVRKEHQSKKQCHGEGGFWHGFDISGHSFLLTFCALMIVEEMAVLHEVKTDRSHCLHTAITTLVVALGFLTFIWVWMFLCTAVYFHDLSQKLFGTLFGLLGWYGTYGFWYLKPFSPGLPPQSTSLNLKQDSYKE; encoded by the exons ATGCGCCCAAGAGGAGGCACGGCGCCTTCCCGAGCGAAGGGCAAGACGGTAGCCGGGAGGACACCGGGAGGCGGACGGTGGCCGACGAGGTCGGGCATGGAGCATCTGGAGTGCTGCGCGAGGTTCCTCCGGGGGACGCTGGTGCGAGCGGCGGTGCGGCGCTACCTGCCCTGGGCGCTGGCGGCCTCCATGCTGGCGGGCTCCCTCCTCAAGGAGCTCTCCCCGCTGCCCGAGAGCTACCTCAGCAACAAGCGCAACGTCCTCAACGT GTATTTTGTCAAACTGGCCTGGGCCTGGACCTTCTGTCTCCTCCTGCCTTTCATTGCCCTCACCAACTACCACCTGACAGGCAAGGCCGGCCTGGTCCTGCGGCGGCTGAGCACCCTGCTTGTGGGCACGGCCATCTGGTATGTCTGCACAGCTCTCTTCTCCAACATCGAACACTACACGGGCAGCTGCTACCAGTCGCCGGCCCTGGAAGGGGTCAGAAAGGAGCACCAGAGTAAGAAGCAGTGCCATGGGGAAGGAGGCTTTTGGCACGGCTTTGACATCTCAGGCCACTCCTTCCTGCTGACCTTCTGCGCCCTCATGATTGTGGAGGAGATGGCTGTGCTGCATGAGGTGAAGACGGACCGAAGCCACTGCCTCCACACCGCCATCACCACCCTGGTGGTGGCCCTGGGCTTCCTCACCTTCATCTGGGTGTGGATGTTTCTGTGCACGGCCGTTTACTTCCACGACTTGTCCCAGAAACTGTTTGGCACCCTGTTCGGTTTGCTAGGCTGGTACGGGACCTATGGGTTTTGGTATCTGAAACCCTTTTCCCCAGGACTTCCTCCCCAGAGCACTAGTTTGAATTTGAAGCAAGACAGTTacaaggaataa